Genomic DNA from Candidatus Cloacimonadota bacterium:
CTGAAAAAGAAATTACTCAAATCGTCAAAGAAAAATTAAAATTGGTCGGTTTGGAAAATATCCTGATAAAAATGCCTTCCGAATTAAGCGGTGGTATGAAAAAAAGAGTTGCTCTTGCTCGTGCCATAATTCTTCAACCAAAATACATGATTTACGATGAACCTACAACCGGTCTCGATCCGAGCATTTCTTCCGAAATTACCGGTCTCATCCTGAAAATGCAAAGAACACTAAAAATAACTTCAATCGTGGTTACTCACGATCTTGACTGCATCGATAAGATTGCAAACAGGATTATAATGTTACATCAGAAAAAAATTATTTTTGACGGAAAATACGATGATTTTAAAAATGCCAACCAAAAGGAGATAAAGAGATTTTTGCGGATAAGTTAAGATTCTTTTGTGTTGTTCTCAACTCGACGACTTCGTCTTTCAAGTCGAGTCCAACTGTAATTAAATCCGTATTCATCCGTAAAATCCGTGAGCAATAAATGAAATTTCATCAAAATAAAAAAAGCCTGGAATTCAAAGTAGGATTGTTTT
This window encodes:
- a CDS encoding ATP-binding cassette domain-containing protein; protein product: EKEITQIVKEKLKLVGLENILIKMPSELSGGMKKRVALARAIILQPKYMIYDEPTTGLDPSISSEITGLILKMQRTLKITSIVVTHDLDCIDKIANRIIMLHQKKIIFDGKYDDFKNANQKEIKRFLRIS